A window of Rhipicephalus microplus isolate Deutch F79 chromosome X, USDA_Rmic, whole genome shotgun sequence genomic DNA:
TACGTGCAATAATCAGGCTCACACAATAGGCTATTCACAAGCCCTGCTCCAATGCAAAGTATAAATCAATTAGACAAAAGTTGATGGTGCACAGTGATGTCATGAGGAGTAAAACGAAATGTGATGCTTCTTGAGGGAAGGATGGTTATAAAGCTGCATGCACAGAGAAGTATGACACATATCTAAATATAAGCGTTCTACCATAGAGTATTGATAAAATGTACCTCAAGGGACCAGAAAAACATGCTCTGATTAACAGGAGTCCTAATTACTGGGAAAGAGGGCCAGCACTATTGTCACACGCCCTCCTTTACACTGTTAGATATGTAAATGGACATAAATCTATTAGCTTATCTGTCTTTTGGTTATAGGACAGGTTCAATGGCTATGAGATTGACGCACTTGTGCATAGGTATTCGGAAACTTGAGCTGCTGGTATTATTCGATAGTCTGGCTGGCAGGGCCACTTCTGACCGACTATTAGTGATGAGCGTTGCTTATGATATTTTAATTTCGTTTTAAATTAAGACTGCATGCTCATCTGAGTATTCAGATCCAATGGTCATTTTCTGTTATTTGACGTATCAGAGGTCAAGAAAGTAATGTCAGTGTCTGAGAACCTTTGCAGGGCACCCACAATACTCCGGTTGACGCAAAACGAGAACTCTTGTTCATCACACCTCTTGCTCTGTTCTTAGCTGCTCTCAACCTGGTTTTGGCTGCTTATgccagaaatgcttttttttttttttttattcaggagGGACACGCTCAAAGCACCCACATCGTTTCATTTTTCACTGCTCGCAAGTCCCCCTACTTGAAAACAGACTGCCCAGCGTCACCAGAGCTTGAGTACACTAACTTGAGAGCACATAGTCTGAGACGCTGCTCTGCTGTGGGGCGATAGTTTCTTATGGTATTTAGGCGGGTGTTTTGAACtgatgcaaattttttttttctaattccaATATGGCATTACCAGACACAAAGCGacaaattactgtaaaaaagTCGCAAACAAAACTGTCATTGTCAGGGGCCCTTAATCTAAGGCTGGAGCCAGTTCAGCATCTAGAATTGTTTCACCCACCTAGACAGATCTCTGCCGAAGATGCTTACACTCAAGAAATCTTTACAGCAGTGGTTTTCAAATGGAGGTCCGCGTAACCCATCCTTGGGtggaaaaaaaactttaaaatttATTTTGGAGGCATGCTGTATCCTGTGACAGCAGCCCCTTCTGAATTTTTGGTATACTTCAATGCATAGCATTCTTTCATTGCTGCGGAGCTGATTTATTGCCTTCTTCGTAACATGACTGTTGCGGTGTTTTTGCACTTCTCTGACATATGCACGTATTATTTTTCCAGGCTTGCATATTTGTTGAGCAAACACACCTAGAAACAGGTTGAATGTGGCTACTGACTGCAAAACTTATTTTTAAGTTAATGAGATTGAATCGGCATAGTTTGACTGTTCTTTgccagggagaaaaaaaaaggcacatacTTCACACTGCATGTTAAGTTGCCTTAACAACTGAGCTGACCAGGAGACTATCAGATGGCAGTGCAAAGGCAAAGtgacaactcgaagcacatggatAATGAATACAGCATATGAGAACGTGACAGACTTTGCAGAGTTCATGGCTTTATGATGGCCGGGATATGTACAAGCCTGAAGTCTGGTAGCACATTGGAAACACCAAACTGCCACATTCCGAGATTCTTGTGAGCTGGCTTTACAGAGACATTTTCTGTAGTTATTTACAGTTACGCTGCACAGAACAGAGTAGCACTCACTTGTGCATCTTATTTAGTAGGAATTAAATAATGCTAACAAGCCCACTGTGCGAAGAAATTTGAAGGATCAATTCCAATAATATTGTGCATTGACCAAAGCAGCACTTACACTCCACCTGGCTGAGGCCGACTGCGCCGAGTTCCTGGCTTGATAACCGGTCGTGGTTTGTACAAGTCGGAAGACTGGTAGCACTTCGAGGACACCGATTCTGACCTGCAGATTATACAAGAGCAATTACGTAGATGCTAGCCAAGACAGGCACTTTTTCACCTCACCTAGCTCGTGGTTCGCTGCCACTTGGTCGCTGTGTAGGCCTCCGTGATCGATCATTAACTGATGTGTCTGAAAGCTGGTCAGTCTCATCACATGACATCGCTGGTGCCGTATCCTCGGGAGCATCCTCCCGAGAAATCTTGCGATATTCTGTTCTTGATGAAGACCGTTCATCATGATGTTTTTCCTTCCTGTACTTTGCAAGCTCACTGAAGTTTATGATTCCTGCTGGTCGCTTGCCTGCCGTAAAAATTGATGAGAACTCTTCTGAAACATACTTGGGGTTAATTTTACGGGTCCGCCTAAGCCCCATCTTTGGTTTAGCCATTGCTTCAGAAACATCTGTGGGTGGAGAGTTTGAAAGTCCCTTGGCACTGTTGCTGCTCTCATAAGGTTCTGGGCAGTGGGGCTGGGACTCCTTTGCCGATTGAGGCACTTCACGCTGTTCTATAGCCTGCAAATGTACCAACAAAAATTTAGTTTGCTTTCTTCAGTGATCAACATGGAGCAAAAATGCCCATACCTTTTCTATAGGTGGTGCTGTTGGCACAACTCCATCACTTGTACAATGCTCAGTTTCAGATCTGCTCATGCGGTCATCATCCTCATTACTGCTGCTTGTAATTTTTTTAACTGCAAATTCAAAGTCGGCATATCAATTAACTACACTAAAACTCACCTCTAGGCACTCACTTTCTTTTAGTGGTATCTTCTTTTTCTCCCTAGATGCAGCACTGTCATCCTCATCTGCCGAAGACACACTGATGCAGTCATCATAGGAAGACAGATCGCTGGTATGTACTGAACTGACTGTCACCTCGGACCAGGCACCATCTGAATCATGACCATCTGAAGCATCTCGCCTCGGTCGCTTCTTCTTTGGCGAATGCGTTTCAGTAGCAGTCTAAAAAGTTAAGAAACACAGTTACTTGTATTTTTTTATATCACAATGAAGGAATAACATACCTTTCTTCTGGCTGTTTCGTGTCTGTCTTCCACTGTGGGAAATTCCTGCTCAAGTGATGCTGCATAGCTAGAGCTCCTTGCTTGCTCACCATTCTCAAGCAGCACTCTGTCAGCTAGTTTCTCTGTGTCAGTACTCACCAGCTGCAAGTCAGTTCCACTGATACCCAACTGCTTGTCATTAACATAAGAAAACCTCAAGATCTCAGCTTCCTTCGCTTCAACTAGCTGCAATGGACCGTGGGAACTTTCATCATTAACTGTTAATGAGATTTCCCGAGAAAATGCACCAGGCATGCTCTCACAAATTTTTGCTCCTGTCTGGTCTGCAAAGCAAGAAACATTTTCTTCTGAATTTTCTTGCAAAACATCTGTTGGTATTTCCAAGGAAGCATCATGACGAACATCTGCGTGGTCTTGCTGTGATGAACCTGAAGCACTGGCATTCATCTCAGCAAATGATGCATCATCAACAGTTTGGAATAAAGAGCGAGATACAGTTTGCAAAACGTTTTTAGATGACATCTTTTGTGAAGTTTCACCATCTTTGCCATTCGATGAACTTTGCTTACTGTgagcttgcttttttttcctttcatggcTTCTCTCTTTCTGAGAACTTTCACCATGTTTCTCAGATGACTTACTTGACTTGTTCTGCCTGGAAGAATCTCTTGTGGAAGAGCGGTCTTTGTCTTTTCTACTCTCACCATGTGACCTGCGACCGTCGGAATGATCCCTGGACTTGTCTTCTCGAGAATGCCTGTCATTGTGTCCTTTTCTGTCATCATGGCGCTGGCTACTGCTGTAATGACGATGTTTATCATCTGGCCGCTTTTGCTCATTCTTAATGTCACTCTCCTTTGATCTACTAGATTGACTTGAGTACAATTTGCTCCGCTCACCTCGCTCATCCTTTGTTGCATCTGTCCCATTGTTTTGGGTTTTCTCTCGTGAAGATCCTTTGTTTTGAGATATGCTGCACTTGTCTCGTTCTTTCACTACATCTTTGCTTTCCTTACTGTCACATTTATTAGACTTCTGAATTTTCGATTTGCTTGGATTAGAGGTATTTTTTGATGTAGAACACTTTGAATGCAAATCTGATCTTCCAGAATGTGAACTGGATTCTTTGCCCTTCACAGAatccattttcttttcttttttgtctttgccCACGGTCTTGACCTTTGTCATGCCAGCTACTACACCAGTATCCTTACTGTCAAATTTATTACCGATGGCTTCTTTCTTCAATGGGTCAGATTTTATGTTGTTTAATGACGAGGGTAGCTCAACATCTTTCGTGACATGTCTGTCATTTGCACTTCCACCCTGGCTGATTGCttgcatgtctgactccagactGTCTACTGGCCTAGGAGCAGACAGCTCAGATGTCTCAATTGGAGCATTATCAACAGGTTCGGCTGAAGTGTCACACAATTCGTAACTTTCAGCTGTCTCAGCTGGTAGCTCCACAGGAACGTCTTGAGTATGCTCATTGCTCTCCGTCACAATCATTAGCTGATGTTCAGATGACGAGTCCATTAAGCCATCAGGCATCAAGGCTTCTGTGTATGCTTTGGGGGAGCAGCTGCTAGGGACGTCCTGTGTTGTCTCATCTAAAGGAGAACAACAATTACACCAGCTTTTACTGCTTCAACAAAGCAGTGAGCATTTTCACACCTAAGGTTCTGTTCCAGTGCAACAACTGCTCACTGACCTAAGCAAGAGCAATCTACAGGCTCTCAGTCACAGGGAAGCATCACATGATTGCAGTGCCACACATATATAAATATGTATGCAGAAAAACAAATTTTGATACAGCTGCTGCATTGTGGATCACATTCACCTCCATTAAAGATTGTCTATTTTATATTTGCAAATTAATAATTACTATCTCCAAGGAACACAACCAAGCTTCTAGCAAACATTGCTACAGTCAATAAGAACAGTGTCACAATgtgcccaatttttttttttttgtcccgaaGACCACCTACAGTACCTCAGATCAGAAATTCTAGACacagggttcgtacaggtttccaaagcgaaaattcaaggatattcaaggactttccaggacctgtCACGGGTTTTTCAAGGACCAAAAGCGGCACGCATTGTTAAATTTTTCGTTCTGAATTTTTCAAAATTTACTCATTTTTATAGCGCTCATATAGTACATGCATACATCAATTATAACAAACATGTCTAGTCTGCACTCTAGTTCCCTTTAGCTTCACTGCTCGCACAGTAGGAAAGGAGCCACCACCAAAGAGCATAATGAGTATCTCACTTTGTTTGTTTGTGGTTTGACGCAGTAAAACTTTATTCCCCGTGCCATTTTGGAAAACTAAACCATATCAACTCACGCCGAATTGCTGTTTCGGAAATGGAGAGCTGGTCAGGTAGATGCCGatccatacctgccaagttcaaggattctgaaccTGGGAGATTTCCGCTGATATTtatttttccctttctttttttagcaccaaaagaaaaacattgcgaaaaaaaaaggggggggagtaAACATTGGCATTGCGCGGTCTCATACCGACTTGGAGTGGCTAAACACCCAAGGGTAGGGTTTCCCAACTACACTAACAAGAGCGAGTCTCAAAAGGGAGCGAGCATACTACTTGTATCTCTAAAAATTTCCAACATtaaaacaactagcaaaatctaTTTCTGTCAAAAGAACTTGGGTATGTTTTCCTGAAACACGTGCAAACAGACGCAGTCGGTTGCTGAGAAAGCGTGAATCGAAGCTTTGCTTAAAGCCGACTAAAGACTTAACATCCAAGTATACCCAATGTACTCAGATCGGCAGGAACAACGttacttattttttttacttattcatCTTTATCGTTACTTATTCTTTTTACTTATTCATCTTTATCGTCTCTTCCGCTGCGCTAGCCGCTTCATCAACCGTGTTTTCGCACGTGGCGGTTGCAGAAACCGGTAGATTTGTTTTCAATTCACCTGCGCTGGCTGTGCATGTACTTTCAAAACCTTGTCGTTTTTTGCAATATATGATCGCATCTATTGCGATTTTGTCCACTGCGTTTGTGGAACGCAACGTCGCTTCAACTGGTAGAGCGTTGAACGTGTGTGCACTTTCGGAGTTCGGTAACGTCGTCACCACACTTGCTCGTGTCAAGAGCGACCATGGTATCGTTCACAGGTGCTGTGGCAAACAATAACCACAGTTGTGACAGTGCGTGCGCTGGCCGCGTGTGTCCTTCCGAAGCTTCGAGCATGCTGCTCTCGGCCTTCATTGCATGGTTTCGGCCCTCAAGTTTACAGGACTTGCCGCCATGAGGAAAAGAGCTCGCAACATCCGAATTTTGGCCTAATGAACACAGCGGAACTTGGCTGGGAAATTTCACGAATTCCTATATTTGCCGGCATCACAtcattgagattctactgtatgtTTCGATGAACACCTTTTAAAATCATTCACAATAAAATGCGAAGGGTTCGCGAAAAGCCTGGATTAAATTgggctgcatttttgtcaatgcagccAGATTACTTACAGAAATTTCAATTTCTGGGAAATTTTCCTAGCAACCGTACGAACATACGAACTGGTcgaaatccgggagacttggcaggtatgccgATCTACCACATAAAGCAGGCCGCAATGTTGATTGGGAGTGCCCAAAAAATTCACGGATTTTCAAGGATGGGAAAAAATTCCAGGactttcaagggccttgaaaatgcatttttcaaattGAAGGGTTTTCAAGGACCAGTACGCACCCTGTAGACATAGCTCGTTCTTAATTAGGCCTCCTCACCTGTCTTAAAGTCAACACAGAATGCCTGCTATCGGCCATTGAGCAGTTGCACATGAACTGTAACCTTCATACATGCATAATTTTTAATTACCTCCCCATTTAAGCCAACGGTTTTACAAGTCTGGGATGGTCATCAGCAGAACACCATAAGCTACAATAACAGTACCTTAAGCAGCATTTGCACATGCTTGTCACAATATTACCATTACATTTTTATACTAAGCCATTATCAAACTTAACTAAGCATGCCAGGAAAATGCTTATTTGCAATATCCAATGTTGATGGCAGCACTGTAAGAGGCAACTTGTGCATTCACTTCAGAGGCAACGCTAAAGTAGCACTGTAGATATCTTGATGATATCACCAGTTCAGTTATTTTGATGATGCCTAGTGATTGTACTTTAATGGAATGATGCTTAATGCCTATTACTCCCTATGTCAATGTGCTCTGCTGATCGACCACATACACATAAGGTAGTCAACCAAGCACATGCTTAGTTAACCCCCCTGCCATTCCTCTTTATTTCTCTTGCATAAAAAGCAACCTCACTGTAATGTTGGCAACTTATGTCAGAGTAACTTTTCCTGCCCTGATAATGTCCAAGACAGCAATGCTTCTCTATGCTGGACATGGAAAGTATGCCCGTGCACTGGACTCTTATGATTTAGAAGTTCTGAAGTTGCATGTAGCGTGCTTGACTGCTATGCTGCAGAAACAGTGCCAGTTCAACAGCAGAGTGTGCTTTATTGCATAAATGCTATCTAAGACACCAATTAAAATGCTCCAAAGACCAGAAAATTTAATTGAAgatgttttatttcatgtatcAAACAAGTTCTTTGCTTccacttaaaaagaaaagtatgaACACAGGTCTTTTCATGATCACGTAGCACGGTATATTTTTAATCAACAACTTAACATTTGTAAATCTTTATAACAGAATGACACTTCTAAAAAACATCTCCCAAACAAATTTTGCATTTTAGAACTAAAATACACACACAGGTGCTTAAAGGATATTTTAAGGTGACAACAATTGCATAATTACCAtctttactcgcataatttgtgCACTTTTTTTCACGATTTTGGGGCTCTTAGAAGGGGGTGCGCAAAGTAGGCAGAGATTTGGGGAACGCATACAAAATAATGTGCAATAGTCCTAACATGTGACAATATATAATTTTTAAAAAGTTAATAACTTGGAGCACAAATGAAGTGCCCCTGTTTATTTAAAAGAATTAGCTCGTACTTAAACCAGTCAGATCCAGTCAAGCGCAGTCTTGTAGGAATCACTGATCCAGAGGCCCTACTGAGAATCATTGTCGCGGCCGCCCTCACCGCCCTGCCAAAGCGCATCCCCCTCGGTTTTGTTGAGCGTGTTCGAATGtcccattttcttgaagctcttctCGGTAATGCTGGGAGAAGCTGGGTCCCAAGACAGAGCAATACCGGAGGACCTAAGCGTTCGCACATAACTGAAAAGACCTTCAACGGGCAGGAAACTTGTATTAGCAAGCGCAGACTTTCCCGCTTTCTCCCGCACTGATCGTGCCAATCGTCACATGCAGAAGCACTCTATGCTGAAGTGCTTGACAGTGGCACGATTCCCGTTTTCTTCGGCAAATTTTACAGCAGCGAGCTTGAATTTTGTCGTATATATAATTACTGTAGCCCGTCGCAAGAAAACAGTCCAAATGCAACGGGCAAATGGCAAAACCTATACTTCCAAagttgatgatgattgattgatatgtggggtttaacgtcccaaaaccactatatgattatgagagacgccgtagtggagggctccggaaatttagaccacctggggttctttaacgtgcacccaaatctgagcacacgggcctactataCTTCCAAAGTTAACCAAGCATACGTTGCAGTGCAGACGTAGAGAACGAGAGGAACAGTTGGCGCGACAGGCCCTCACACGCCTCCGGTGCCAAAAGTTATTCGAGCCCTGACGCAAGCAGATACACCCATGGTGGTAGAGATGGAGAAATAGAGGAGAAAAACcatgaaggaaagaaaagagagaaaacgcTCGAGCGGTTTTGGCGACCCGTCAGGTTAGACTCGTGAACAGGTTTGGGTACGAAATTCTAGTAGCACTAGTTCGGGGGAAGTCCTCGGAAAAAGGGACTTCACACTCGCAGCTCATTTGACTGCACTCGCCTGATCGGCGGGGAGCACCGGGGCGCGCCCATCTACATAATCTAAAGATCTTAAGTTTTCGTCCGCGTGCCGGCGAGCTGGCTCGGGCGGGTCAAGGAGcgcaaaatatgcaagtaaatatttttttcctaTAAAGCTGACAATATATTATGGGTGTGCAAATTATGCGAGGGTGCAAATTATGCAAGTAAGTACAGTATTTGTTTACATTATTGCACTTTGCCCTTGAAATACCATGCACATTAAATTACACACTTTCAATATTCAGCATTAAAACTACCTCAAATCATTCATTTAGCTCACTACTTGTCAAGGCACTGGACAATATAAGGGTTCAGTGCACTTGCAAGTCTTTCCAGCAGCAATAAAGCATTCCTGTCATTGAATATATTTTCACTGTCACTCTTATTTTTCCtataacaaaaatgaaaaattttttttattgtgtgtgtgtgtgtgtgtgtgtgtgtgtgtgtgtgtgtgtgtgtgtgtgtgtgtgtgtgtgtgtgtattccttCTATACATGTTTGCATTGTGCACCGTTGCTAGACAATATTGAGATCTAAAATGACATTCATTACCGCTATGACAGTCGATGCAGTAAGATATTATCATAGCCAAGAGAAGGATACATTATGAAATTGTGTATATTTTCAATGTGCAGACTGTGTCATCCCCAAAATTAGCTACAGCAGTACGCAtggtgttcatgtgatgtcacttctgccgttgtcgccctcttccgccatgcccgggtacctccCTGGGTACCTATGGCAGTTCGCGTGCTGCCGCGCGGTTCGTtgagggctcgtcatctgttgctctgtacgatgttgaaagggaagcattgtggttttttgttgtcatactttaacgagctcatcggatcAGGAAGGCCTCGTTTGTGCACTCATACAAGACCAtaaaatcaagatgtgcgacacgtataccagccaccgcgtacaccggctgcccgccacaacctacgAGGGCCCAGTATCCCGTTTTCACAACAAACAATACAAATTACATGGcgcaagaacaagtgaaagcccaaagtcactcgagccgcaattttaacagtggatgagcgaagcgcagcagctccctTAAAAAACGAGTcatgcagagctaggcaagtttacaagagatataatattaatatattgctgcggcccatGCCACCGAAgtagcagcccccccccccctccaagtattttaaacagtgctgatgttgagcctctttgattgaaatatgtggaaacagccgaggaaaatattatgcgaGGCCGATAGAGACTGCACGTGGtgcgtgccgcggtaatgccagtcatcgcTTTTTTTTCCGCGCATGTTTTGACATctttttcaccttgtattttactttttttcgtacactaatgtacagtggagtccctgaaaatgatggagACCGTGTTAGAGAATGAATTGACCAATTTTTAAAATTCTGACCctcgaaccgatcggctatacttacCGATCGGCTAAActcgaaccgatcggctatacttacCGATCGGCTAAActcgaaccgatcggctatacttacccggaatgaagttgcacctgaagacgcaaacaatcaccgagtttcttcaagtagttttTTTGTTAATCCGCGCCAGCCAAACACGCCGGTACATTTCGGAAAATcacaatgtgcgttctcaattttaggtaataactttcggtgaagaaacaccccgaagctctgctccctctttggggactactaaatcaacttgcctcactagcagccctcaaacttgcatcgtgaggcaaaacttaACGGGCgaaagcacgaggagacaacacggcAGCGGTAGGCGATGGAGCcggtaggtacccgggcatgtcggtgacgcatttcggaagtgatgaaggggcgctgcgtgacgcacgtgtaCACTATGTACAGAAAAAGATGAAGCTGCTAGCATAAGAAGTTGTTATAAGCCATCATTGAAAATCATGCGAGCACAATCTACACTTTATGTACACATGTAATATCACGATGTGATGATTGTAGGTTATCACACGATCGACTCGAATCAACCATGGCTTCCCACAACATCAAGCATGTGTGCTGCTGGTGCCCCAAAAGTTGCCGCAACATAGCAACCAAATTTTTTTGTCAGATATGAGGCAGTGCTAAAAAAGTGCCACACGACACAACAAAAATTTTTTCTAAAATCCTGCAGTGGAAGCTCTCATAGCGCCTACCTGCAATAATGCTTGCCTCGACTTCTTGGAAACATGGACTTGTTGGGAATTGTCCATGAAGAGAGAAAGTAGTTTTGCTCGGCTAATGTAAATGCTTGTTTAATTGACAAACGAAAAATCGCTGTTCCCAACAAAGGTAACATATCAAGATGAGTACGGATTATCggatctccaataaaatttgctgGGACTTTGAGGCTTCTCAATAAAACCAGCAACACACACATGTTGAGCAATATTTGTGTGAAAAAATTACCCATTTAAAATTCACAGGGCTGGTGGAAAACACAGCTTTTTCTTCACTTTATGCCAACATGCTATTGTGCCCCCAGTAAACTGGCAGAGACTTAGCCCCACTTTCAGGGTAAAATTTCCACTACAAAATTTTTCTTAAATCCTTTTTGTGGAAAAACACTGAGTGTTGTTAGGCTGTATGAAAAACGGCCTACTTCTCCGGCTTAGGCTGTATGAAAAACGGCCTACTTCTCCGGCAGTGCTGTTTTCTGGCATCAGGGTATTCCCACATGCATGCACTAAAATTTAGCTATGAGGAAATGACTGCCATTAGCCCAATGCACAGTGCTCACGACATGACACCTATGCGCAACAGCTTTAGTGTGTACTCATGCCAAGACACTTCTGTTGCTTGCGCAAAATGAATTcccagattatatatatatatatcttccgAGCCACTCGGCTTTCACAACCACACCATACAATAGCAAACATGCATTGCTGTTAGCACAACGGGGCGGTTAGTAGTCGAAAGCATCGTCAAATACCTATGCTGAATTCAGACTTTGGCGGCAGTGGTGGTAAGGCCGGCGTTTGAGGCGGCGGAGGCTGGTTGATGAAGTCTTTCTGGGCAGCCGGCTGCTGCTGGGCCGACAAATCCTTCTCCGAACTCAACCCAAGATACTGACGCACGCCGTCCTCCACCTCGGGTGTGAACACGTGGTATATCTTTGGATTTACTATCTGGTCGACCAGATGGTCCATGCCAGCTGACAGCATGCCCGATCTGTGAAGCAGGTACACCGTTATCAAAGTAGACGCGAAGCGAGAAACTAAAGACGTCATTACTCACTCGTTTATTTCCCGGCGCATTATGTCTCGAACATGGTTTTTGTTCATGTCAGGAGTCCATGTTTGCGTTGACAGGAACTTCGTAATGTAGCCCTCGATTCTTTGCTTCAGGTTCAAATAAGCAGGCTGCAATAGACACAAGCGACGGAGTTGCATTGGCATGTTAGTTATTTTCATCATGCTAGGCTACATTTCTCAAAGGTGGCTTACCTTCGTGTCGACATCGCCGAGGCAGTCCCGCCTTAATTTGTCAAAAAGGCCACGGGATTTCAAGTGGCTTACAATGCTTGCTGTTAAATTGGGGTCGCCTGGCGGCAGTTCTTTCACGCTCGAACTAGAAGCCATCCTTGCGCTCAACTACAAAGTATCCAAGTATACGCATCAAGTTCAGCAAAACATCTTGACTACGCATTCCAAACGTCTAGCTACGAACCATTCATGTAAGGAGATGCGAAATGAGAAAAATAGTTCATACATTCCCAAACATCTAACGCTACGCACACTGAACGTACcgaatggatggattgatatggctgtaccacagaacacctacttaAAGGGGTGTAGGTAGGTGTTCTGCAAGGAGGTTATACTATATAGTCTATATAACCTCCTTGGTGTTCTGTGGCTGTAccgctgtaccctttagatcgggcggcggctaacgccacctagccgttaTACTTAGGGAGCCAACAACTAGATTCATCGTTtttccccctttaaatagtgaagttgaggactggcactttgcagtgaaagatttaattttcactcgtgccttaatttcagccaccaatcagataacctccctctagttaagtctacccgcttaaagtctattttgccctccctgttcctaaaccccagtcctttgcaaaactctgcgccatcatcctgaactatagggtgaaaccctttacagagagagagagagagattaatgaaagaggaagagacaaaaaggacgctattttctgcctcccatcgcgggggcacggctcagcgcctttagggatcggggaaggggaagtaaagatgataggaagaagagaggaaggaaagaaaaagtgaatgtcatggcaagagaacgtcttgtcagtacagtcagtagtgcgagtgaaaagagtccgtctataaggcggcgaggtccgcgcaagcacagaactcgaggaaggctcgaagggctttcgtcttcgag
This region includes:
- the LOC119175793 gene encoding uncharacterized protein LOC119175793 isoform X1, with translation MLSARMASSSSVKELPPGDPNLTASIVSHLKSRGLFDKLRRDCLGDVDTKPAYLNLKQRIEGYITKFLSTQTWTPDMNKNHVRDIMRREINESGMLSAGMDHLVDQIVNPKIYHVFTPEVEDGVRQYLGLSSEKDLSAQQQPAAQKDFINQPPPPQTPALPPLPPKSEFSIDETTQDVPSSCSPKAYTEALMPDGLMDSSSEHQLMIVTESNEHTQDVPVELPAETAESYELCDTSAEPVDNAPIETSELSAPRPVDSLESDMQAISQGGSANDRHVTKDVELPSSLNNIKSDPLKKEAIGNKFDSKDTGVVAGMTKVKTVGKDKKEKKMDSVKGKESSSHSGRSDLHSKCSTSKNTSNPSKSKIQKSNKCDSKESKDVVKERDKCSISQNKGSSREKTQNNGTDATKDERGERSKLYSSQSSRSKESDIKNEQKRPDDKHRHYSSSQRHDDRKGHNDRHSREDKSRDHSDGRRSHGESRKDKDRSSTRDSSRQNKSSKSSEKHGESSQKERSHERKKKQAHSKQSSSNGKDGETSQKMSSKNVLQTVSRSLFQTVDDASFAEMNASASGSSQQDHADVRHDASLEIPTDVLQENSEENVSCFADQTGAKICESMPGAFSREISLTVNDESSHGPLQLVEAKEAEILRFSYVNDKQLGISGTDLQLVSTDTEKLADRVLLENGEQARSSSYAASLEQEFPTVEDRHETARRKTATETHSPKKKRPRRDASDGHDSDGAWSEVTVSSVHTSDLSSYDDCISVSSADEDDSAASREKKKIPLKEIKKITSSSNEDDDRMSRSETEHCTSDGVVPTAPPIEKAIEQREVPQSAKESQPHCPEPYESSNSAKGLSNSPPTDVSEAMAKPKMGLRRTRKINPKYVSEEFSSIFTAGKRPAGIINFSELAKYRKEKHHDERSSSRTEYRKISREDAPEDTAPAMSCDETDQLSDTSVNDRSRRPTQRPSGSEPRARSESVSSKCYQSSDLYKPRPVIKPGTRRSRPQPGGVDAAAPKKQQGLKVCIGLKRGRASSPGSSRQKRL
- the LOC119175793 gene encoding uncharacterized protein LOC119175793 isoform X2, encoding MASSSSVKELPPGDPNLTASIVSHLKSRGLFDKLRRDCLGDVDTKPAYLNLKQRIEGYITKFLSTQTWTPDMNKNHVRDIMRREINESGMLSAGMDHLVDQIVNPKIYHVFTPEVEDGVRQYLGLSSEKDLSAQQQPAAQKDFINQPPPPQTPALPPLPPKSEFSIDETTQDVPSSCSPKAYTEALMPDGLMDSSSEHQLMIVTESNEHTQDVPVELPAETAESYELCDTSAEPVDNAPIETSELSAPRPVDSLESDMQAISQGGSANDRHVTKDVELPSSLNNIKSDPLKKEAIGNKFDSKDTGVVAGMTKVKTVGKDKKEKKMDSVKGKESSSHSGRSDLHSKCSTSKNTSNPSKSKIQKSNKCDSKESKDVVKERDKCSISQNKGSSREKTQNNGTDATKDERGERSKLYSSQSSRSKESDIKNEQKRPDDKHRHYSSSQRHDDRKGHNDRHSREDKSRDHSDGRRSHGESRKDKDRSSTRDSSRQNKSSKSSEKHGESSQKERSHERKKKQAHSKQSSSNGKDGETSQKMSSKNVLQTVSRSLFQTVDDASFAEMNASASGSSQQDHADVRHDASLEIPTDVLQENSEENVSCFADQTGAKICESMPGAFSREISLTVNDESSHGPLQLVEAKEAEILRFSYVNDKQLGISGTDLQLVSTDTEKLADRVLLENGEQARSSSYAASLEQEFPTVEDRHETARRKTATETHSPKKKRPRRDASDGHDSDGAWSEVTVSSVHTSDLSSYDDCISVSSADEDDSAASREKKKIPLKEIKKITSSSNEDDDRMSRSETEHCTSDGVVPTAPPIEKAIEQREVPQSAKESQPHCPEPYESSNSAKGLSNSPPTDVSEAMAKPKMGLRRTRKINPKYVSEEFSSIFTAGKRPAGIINFSELAKYRKEKHHDERSSSRTEYRKISREDAPEDTAPAMSCDETDQLSDTSVNDRSRRPTQRPSGSEPRARSESVSSKCYQSSDLYKPRPVIKPGTRRSRPQPGGVDAAAPKKQQGLKVCIGLKRGRASSPGSSRQKRL